A single genomic interval of Pseudomonas sp. FeN3W harbors:
- a CDS encoding DUF2726 domain-containing protein: MTWLALTLVAFVIFVLVFFVKNRQLNHPALQYPYRLKAPLFLPAERELLEMLQRTVGERYLIFPKVSVADVVEVTAIARRAYWYRATNRIAAARFDFVLCDRTDLQPACVINLHDPDAEEEFMDRLCETVGLPQVRLQPETARSYTDVREAIEAALGP; encoded by the coding sequence ATGACCTGGCTGGCCCTGACACTGGTGGCATTCGTCATCTTCGTACTGGTGTTTTTCGTCAAGAACAGGCAGCTCAACCACCCCGCGCTGCAATACCCCTATCGCCTCAAGGCGCCACTGTTCTTGCCGGCGGAGCGCGAGCTGCTGGAAATGCTGCAACGCACGGTCGGCGAGCGCTATCTGATCTTCCCCAAAGTAAGCGTCGCCGACGTTGTGGAAGTCACCGCTATCGCCCGACGGGCATACTGGTATCGAGCCACCAACCGCATCGCAGCCGCGCGCTTCGATTTCGTACTGTGCGACAGGACCGATCTGCAGCCGGCCTGCGTCATCAACCTGCACGACCCTGACGCCGAAGAGGAATTCATGGATCGACTGTGCGAGACCGTCGGGCTGCCGCAGGTCCGCCTGCAACCGGAGACCGCCCGTTCCTATACGGATGTCCGGGAAGCCATCGAGGCGGCGCTGGGGCCCTGA
- a CDS encoding sorbosone dehydrogenase family protein, translated as MSNLRILLTGSALAVLAGCSETAKLPVESGYGPKPTLPEPNKTLLPTVHIAPAKGWPQDGKPQAVKGLRVAAFARDLDHPRWLHVLPNGDVLVAESDAPPKQQSQGLRGWIASKIMARAGSGGPSANRITLLRDRDGDGVAEQRMVFLENLNSPFGMALVGNHFYVANTDALLRFPYTHGTTRITANGEKVVDLPAGPINHHWTKNVIASQDGSRLYVTSGSNSNVAENGMQAEESRAAILEVDPQARSMRLFASGLRNPNGLAWQPDSGALWTTVNERDEIGSDLVPDYMTSVQDGGFYGWPYSYFGQHVDERVQPQRPDLVERALVPDYALGAHTASLGLAFYEGTLLPQRYRHGALVGQHGSWNRKPRSGYKVVFIPFRDGMPDGQAEDLLTGFVNEAGEAMGRPVGVAVDKTGAVLVADDVGNVIWRVTPDDR; from the coding sequence ATGTCCAACCTCCGTATCCTTCTGACCGGTTCCGCTCTGGCTGTGCTGGCAGGCTGCAGCGAAACGGCCAAGCTGCCGGTGGAATCCGGATACGGCCCAAAACCGACGCTGCCAGAGCCGAACAAGACGCTCCTGCCCACGGTGCACATCGCCCCCGCCAAAGGCTGGCCGCAAGATGGCAAGCCGCAGGCGGTGAAGGGTCTGCGCGTGGCGGCGTTCGCCCGTGACCTGGACCATCCCCGCTGGCTCCATGTGCTGCCGAATGGCGATGTGCTGGTGGCGGAGTCGGACGCACCGCCCAAGCAACAGAGCCAGGGACTGCGCGGTTGGATCGCCAGCAAGATCATGGCTCGCGCTGGCTCCGGAGGCCCAAGCGCCAATCGCATCACCTTGCTGCGCGATCGTGATGGCGACGGCGTGGCGGAACAACGCATGGTGTTTCTGGAGAATCTCAACTCCCCGTTCGGCATGGCGTTGGTAGGCAACCACTTCTACGTTGCCAACACGGATGCGCTGCTGCGCTTTCCCTATACCCACGGCACCACCCGCATCACAGCGAATGGCGAAAAGGTCGTGGACCTACCCGCTGGGCCGATCAATCACCACTGGACCAAGAACGTCATTGCCAGCCAGGACGGCAGCCGCCTGTATGTCACCAGCGGGTCCAACAGCAATGTGGCCGAGAACGGCATGCAGGCCGAAGAGAGCCGCGCAGCGATTCTCGAGGTGGATCCGCAAGCCCGGAGCATGCGCCTGTTCGCTTCAGGCCTGCGCAACCCCAACGGCCTTGCCTGGCAGCCGGACAGCGGAGCGCTATGGACCACCGTCAACGAGCGCGACGAGATCGGCAGCGATCTGGTGCCGGACTACATGACCTCGGTGCAGGACGGTGGATTCTACGGGTGGCCCTACAGCTACTTCGGCCAGCACGTCGATGAGCGCGTGCAGCCCCAGCGTCCGGATCTGGTCGAGCGCGCCCTCGTCCCGGACTATGCATTGGGCGCGCATACCGCCTCGCTAGGCCTGGCGTTCTACGAAGGCACGCTGCTACCGCAGCGCTATCGCCACGGTGCGCTCGTTGGACAGCACGGCTCCTGGAACCGCAAGCCGCGCAGTGGCTACAAGGTGGTTTTCATCCCCTTCCGCGATGGCATGCCGGACGGGCAGGCAGAGGATTTGCTCACCGGTTTCGTCAACGAGGCTGGAGAGGCAATGGGCCGCCCGGTAGGCGTCGCGGTGGACAAGACCGGGGCCGTGCTGGTGGCCGACGATGTCGGCAACGTGATCTGGCGCGTCACTCCTGATGACCGTTGA
- the osmE gene encoding osmotically-inducible lipoprotein OsmE yields MIKRALYIFAPVVLLAGCSGNVQNPVDRITFRDEPLVRDVETGMSQEQVLAIGGEPSKVTARTVMPGICHDYILNRDGHQQPYYVSFDGSGRVDGQGFLTCDQLEENQRKLHR; encoded by the coding sequence ATGATCAAGCGCGCTTTGTACATCTTCGCCCCTGTCGTGCTGCTCGCCGGCTGTTCAGGCAACGTGCAGAACCCGGTGGACCGCATCACCTTCCGTGACGAGCCACTGGTACGCGATGTGGAGACCGGCATGTCTCAAGAGCAGGTACTGGCCATCGGCGGCGAGCCCTCGAAGGTCACGGCTCGCACTGTAATGCCTGGCATCTGCCACGATTACATCCTCAATCGCGATGGCCATCAGCAACCTTATTACGTCAGTTTCGATGGCTCCGGCCGAGTGGACGGCCAGGGCTTCCTGACCTGCGATCAGCTTGAGGAAAACCAGCGCAAACTGCATCGCTGA
- a CDS encoding DUF5924 family protein: MQLKPLLSRLLDLASRLIRRYPGTVALFGFVSGVASFVLVERHAGLAKVVALVMLVSWLWLVLESSLRRSLQRWFGWQVPRPLLRYATQMVHQESLFFIIPFFAITTTWNSGQALFTGLLGAAALVSLIDPLYYKWLAPRRWVYLGFHALTLFAVLLTALPIILHLSTPQSYQLALGVAVVLALPSLSGLFPRSNWRTWPGILLLAVALGAAGWWGRTWVPPATLWLTDVAVTMSLDDRQRKPGKGLREISSAELQTNGLYAYTAINAPRGLKERIYHEWTHNGRRVDRIALEISGGREAGYRAWTHKRNFPAQPAGRWRVRVVTEAGQMIGMLRFQVTN; this comes from the coding sequence ATGCAACTCAAGCCGCTGCTATCACGCCTGCTCGACCTGGCCAGTCGCCTGATTCGGCGCTATCCAGGTACGGTTGCGCTGTTCGGCTTCGTTTCCGGGGTGGCGAGTTTCGTTCTGGTGGAACGCCACGCCGGCCTGGCCAAGGTGGTCGCCCTGGTGATGCTGGTGAGCTGGCTCTGGCTGGTTCTGGAATCGAGCTTGCGGCGCAGCCTGCAACGCTGGTTCGGCTGGCAGGTGCCACGACCGCTGCTGCGCTATGCCACCCAGATGGTGCATCAGGAAAGCCTGTTCTTCATCATCCCGTTCTTTGCCATCACCACCACCTGGAACAGCGGGCAAGCCCTTTTCACCGGCCTGCTCGGCGCTGCCGCGCTGGTTTCGCTGATCGATCCGCTGTACTACAAATGGCTGGCACCACGGCGCTGGGTCTACCTCGGCTTTCACGCGCTGACCCTGTTCGCCGTCCTGCTGACCGCTCTGCCGATCATCCTTCATCTGTCCACCCCGCAGAGCTATCAGCTGGCGCTGGGGGTCGCAGTAGTGCTGGCCCTGCCGAGCCTCAGTGGGCTGTTTCCCCGCTCGAACTGGCGCACGTGGCCCGGCATCCTGTTGCTGGCGGTGGCGCTGGGCGCCGCAGGCTGGTGGGGCCGGACCTGGGTTCCCCCGGCAACCCTGTGGCTGACCGACGTAGCCGTGACCATGAGCCTCGATGATCGGCAACGCAAACCCGGCAAGGGACTACGCGAGATTAGCAGTGCCGAACTGCAGACCAACGGCCTCTACGCCTATACCGCAATCAACGCACCGCGCGGTCTGAAGGAACGCATCTACCACGAGTGGACGCACAACGGCCGGCGCGTCGATCGCATCGCCCTGGAGATCAGCGGCGGCCGCGAAGCCGGCTACCGCGCATGGACCCACAAGCGCAACTTCCCGGCGCAACCTGCGGGACGCTGGCGCGTACGTGTCGTCACCGAAGCTGGTCAGATGATCGGCATGCTACGTTTCCAGGTCACCAATTAG
- a CDS encoding Rho termination factor N-terminal domain-containing protein: MPRGEKTKYTDKQQRKAEHIEESYEKRGVPEEEAEARAWATVNKQSGGGERKGGSGRSKSETAKRAERKDSAHRAADARKGKSPNKGSARGSKSTSTALADMTRDQLMEKARERDIRGRSKMRKNELLRALS, translated from the coding sequence ATGCCTCGTGGAGAAAAAACCAAGTACACCGACAAACAGCAACGCAAGGCCGAACACATCGAGGAAAGCTACGAGAAGCGTGGCGTCCCCGAGGAAGAGGCCGAAGCGCGTGCATGGGCGACGGTCAACAAGCAATCCGGCGGCGGCGAACGCAAAGGGGGCTCGGGCAGGAGCAAGAGCGAGACCGCCAAGCGCGCTGAGCGCAAGGACTCAGCCCACCGCGCAGCCGATGCCCGCAAGGGCAAATCACCGAACAAGGGTTCGGCACGTGGCTCGAAGTCGACCAGCACGGCGCTTGCCGACATGACCCGCGACCAGCTCATGGAAAAGGCCCGCGAGCGGGACATTCGTGGCCGCTCGAAGATGCGCAAGAACGAATTGCTCCGGGCGTTGAGCTGA
- a CDS encoding ferritin-like domain-containing protein, with product MSYVQLSDKQSLRERARQHVENGAVTESYSADREVVINLLNEALATELVCYLRYKRHYYMATGLKSSAAADEFLEHANEEQEHADRLAERIVQLGGAPDFNPDSLTERAHAQYAEGNGLRDMVFENLVAERIAIDSYREIVQYIGDKDPTTRRIFEDILAQEEEHADDLAGLLDGMN from the coding sequence ATGAGCTACGTACAATTGAGCGATAAACAGAGCCTGCGCGAGCGGGCTCGTCAACACGTCGAGAATGGCGCCGTCACCGAGAGCTACTCGGCCGATCGAGAAGTCGTGATCAATCTGCTGAACGAAGCGCTGGCGACCGAGCTGGTTTGCTATCTGCGCTACAAGCGCCACTACTACATGGCAACAGGGCTCAAATCCAGTGCTGCCGCAGACGAGTTCCTCGAACACGCCAATGAGGAGCAGGAACACGCCGATCGGCTGGCAGAGCGCATCGTGCAACTGGGTGGCGCACCGGATTTCAACCCCGACAGCCTGACGGAGCGCGCCCACGCGCAATATGCCGAAGGCAACGGCCTGCGCGACATGGTTTTCGAGAACCTGGTGGCCGAACGCATCGCCATCGACAGTTATCGGGAAATCGTCCAGTACATCGGCGACAAGGACCCGACCACCCGACGCATCTTCGAGGACATCCTCGCCCAGGAGGAAGAGCACGCCGACGACCTGGCTGGCTTGCTGGATGGCATGAACTAG
- a CDS encoding MgtC/SapB family protein, with the protein MEWWASISYTITSEFSDITDLEDATRVSSRLLIASILGGLLGYERERRHKAAGLRTHMLVALGAALFVLVPVQAGMSLEDISRVIQGLATGIGFLGAGTILKGDSAEDVKGLTTAAGIWLTAAIGVAVGLGHEATAVMSTLLALVIFALMPRLERHTALRAARKRRHTDQSR; encoded by the coding sequence ATGGAATGGTGGGCGAGTATCTCCTACACCATCACGTCGGAGTTCTCCGACATCACCGACCTGGAGGACGCGACCCGCGTCAGTAGCCGCCTGCTGATCGCGTCGATTCTCGGTGGCCTGCTCGGCTATGAACGCGAGCGCCGACACAAGGCTGCCGGCTTGCGCACCCATATGCTGGTCGCGCTTGGTGCAGCGCTGTTCGTGCTGGTGCCGGTCCAGGCGGGCATGAGCCTCGAGGATATTTCCCGGGTGATTCAGGGCCTTGCTACCGGCATTGGCTTTCTCGGAGCCGGGACTATCCTCAAAGGCGACTCTGCGGAAGACGTCAAAGGCCTGACCACAGCCGCAGGCATCTGGCTCACGGCAGCGATCGGCGTCGCCGTCGGTCTCGGGCATGAAGCAACGGCCGTGATGAGCACGCTGTTGGCACTGGTGATCTTTGCATTGATGCCACGGCTGGAGCGGCATACAGCCTTGCGTGCCGCACGCAAGCGTCGTCACACCGACCAGTCGCGCTAG
- the lpxC gene encoding UDP-3-O-acyl-N-acetylglucosamine deacetylase, whose amino-acid sequence MIRQRTLKNIIRATGVGLHSGEKVYLTLKPAPVDTGIVFCRTDLNPPVEIPARAENVGETTMSTTLVNGDVKVDTVEHLLSAMAGLGIDNAYVELSASEVPIMDGSAGPFVFLIQSAGLQEQDAHKKFIRIKREVTVEEGDKRATFLPFDGFKVSFEIDFDHPVFKGRTQTASVDFSSTSFVKEVSRARTFGFMRDIEFLRSHNLALGGSVENAIVVDETSVLNEDGLRYEDEFVKHKILDAIGDLYLLGTSLIGEFRGYKSGHALNNRLLRTLMEQKDAWELVTFDDPQTAPISYMRPVAAG is encoded by the coding sequence ATGATCAGACAACGCACCCTGAAGAACATCATTCGCGCCACCGGCGTCGGCTTGCATTCGGGAGAGAAGGTTTATCTCACCCTGAAACCGGCACCGGTGGATACCGGAATCGTGTTCTGTCGCACCGACCTCAACCCGCCTGTGGAAATTCCCGCGCGGGCCGAGAACGTTGGCGAAACCACCATGTCCACGACATTGGTCAACGGTGACGTCAAGGTCGACACAGTGGAGCATTTGCTGTCGGCAATGGCTGGCCTGGGGATCGACAACGCCTATGTCGAACTCTCAGCGTCGGAAGTGCCGATCATGGATGGCAGCGCTGGGCCTTTCGTATTCCTGATTCAATCCGCCGGCCTGCAGGAGCAGGACGCCCACAAGAAGTTCATCCGCATCAAGCGTGAAGTGACGGTCGAGGAGGGTGACAAGCGCGCTACCTTCCTGCCTTTCGACGGCTTCAAGGTGAGTTTCGAGATCGATTTCGACCATCCGGTTTTCAAGGGTCGCACCCAGACTGCCAGTGTGGATTTCTCGAGCACTTCCTTCGTCAAGGAAGTCAGTCGTGCACGTACCTTCGGGTTCATGCGTGACATCGAGTTCCTGCGTTCGCATAACCTGGCACTTGGCGGCAGCGTTGAGAACGCCATCGTGGTGGACGAAACCAGTGTGCTCAACGAAGACGGCCTGCGTTACGAGGACGAGTTCGTGAAACACAAGATTCTCGACGCCATTGGTGATCTGTACTTGCTGGGCACCAGTCTGATCGGCGAATTCCGCGGCTATAAATCCGGCCATGCGTTGAACAACCGCTTGCTGCGCACCCTGATGGAGCAAAAGGATGCGTGGGAACTGGTGACCTTCGATGACCCGCAGACCGCACCGATCTCCTACATGCGTCCGGTGGCAGCCGGCTAA
- the ftsZ gene encoding cell division protein FtsZ: protein MFELVDHTPQSAVIKVIGVGGGGGNAVNHMVRNNVEGVEFICANTDAQALKKVEARTVLQLGSAITKGLGAGTNPDIGRQAAMEDRERIAEVLEGADMVFITTGMGGGTGTGAAPIIASVAKEMGILTVAVVTRPFPFEGRRRMQVADEGIRALSDCVDSLITIPNEKLLTILGKDASLLAAFAKADDVLAGAVRGISDIMQRPGLMNVDFADVKTVMGEMGMAMMGTGCATGPNRAREATEAAIRNPLLEDVNLQGARGILVNITAGLDLSLGEYAAVGEIIEAFASDEATVKVGAVIDPDMADELHVTVVATGLGPRNEKPVKVVDNTVQTVAASAPAPRQQEQAAVNYRDLERPTVMRNQAHAAATAAKLNPQEDLDYLDIPAFLRRQAD, encoded by the coding sequence ATGTTCGAACTCGTAGATCATACCCCGCAAAGTGCAGTCATCAAGGTCATCGGTGTCGGTGGCGGTGGCGGCAATGCCGTGAACCACATGGTTCGCAATAACGTCGAAGGCGTCGAATTCATTTGCGCCAACACTGATGCCCAAGCGCTGAAGAAAGTTGAAGCACGCACCGTGCTGCAGCTCGGCTCGGCCATCACCAAAGGTCTGGGTGCCGGTACCAATCCGGACATCGGCCGCCAGGCGGCGATGGAAGATCGTGAGCGCATCGCCGAAGTACTGGAAGGTGCGGACATGGTGTTCATCACCACCGGCATGGGCGGCGGCACCGGTACCGGCGCTGCGCCGATCATCGCTTCGGTAGCCAAGGAAATGGGCATCCTTACCGTCGCCGTGGTCACCCGTCCGTTCCCCTTCGAGGGCCGTCGTCGCATGCAGGTGGCCGACGAAGGCATCCGTGCACTGTCCGATTGCGTCGACTCGCTGATCACCATCCCCAACGAGAAGCTGCTGACCATCCTCGGCAAGGACGCCAGCCTGCTGGCTGCTTTCGCCAAGGCTGACGACGTACTGGCCGGCGCGGTCCGTGGCATCTCCGACATCATGCAGCGTCCGGGCCTGATGAACGTCGACTTCGCCGACGTCAAGACCGTCATGGGCGAGATGGGCATGGCGATGATGGGCACTGGTTGCGCGACCGGCCCGAACCGCGCGCGCGAAGCCACCGAGGCGGCCATTCGCAACCCACTGCTGGAAGACGTCAACCTGCAGGGCGCACGTGGCATTCTGGTCAACATTACTGCTGGTCTGGACCTTTCGCTCGGCGAGTACGCTGCCGTGGGCGAAATCATCGAGGCCTTCGCTTCCGATGAGGCCACCGTCAAGGTTGGCGCTGTGATCGATCCGGACATGGCCGACGAGCTGCATGTCACCGTGGTCGCTACCGGTCTCGGTCCGCGCAATGAAAAGCCGGTCAAGGTCGTCGACAACACCGTGCAGACCGTTGCCGCCTCGGCTCCGGCCCCGCGCCAGCAGGAGCAGGCTGCCGTGAACTATCGTGACCTGGAGCGCCCGACCGTCATGCGCAACCAGGCGCATGCAGCTGCTACTGCAGCCAAGCTGAACCCTCAGGAAGATCTGGATTATCTGGATATTCCTGCGTTTCTGCGTCGTCAGGCCGATTGA